One genomic window of Candidatus Lernaella stagnicola includes the following:
- the hydF gene encoding [FeFe] hydrogenase H-cluster maturation GTPase HydF: MQKQPSGMRPHILLLGRRNVGKSSLVNALTDQPLALVSDVPGTTTDPVRKAFELLPFGPVVFVDTGGIDDVGELGDLRVARTRQELAVADFVVLVAEAGAWTEHEQTLYDELTQRRADFLVVNNKSDLEPEWEPPVEAFRVSALTGEGVRELRETLAERLQKVTRQNFSVIGDLVQAGALAVLVVPIDLEAPRGRLILPQVITIRDLLDNDAAALVVKERELLAILRRLDRAPDLVVCDSQVILKVAADVPPEVPLTTFSILFARLKGDLATFVRGVMQIDKLRNGDRILIAEACSHHPVADDIGRVKIPRWIRQYTGLDLHFDNMQGRNYPENLDEYALVVHCGGCMVTPKVMRGRMDQALSHDVPISNYGVTISFVQGVLSRVLEPFGGLDSML, from the coding sequence ATGCAAAAACAACCCAGCGGAATGCGGCCCCACATCTTGCTGCTCGGGCGGCGCAATGTGGGTAAGTCATCGCTGGTCAACGCCTTGACCGATCAACCCCTGGCGCTGGTTTCCGACGTGCCCGGCACGACCACCGATCCCGTGCGCAAAGCCTTTGAGCTCTTGCCTTTCGGCCCGGTGGTGTTTGTGGATACGGGCGGCATCGACGATGTGGGCGAACTCGGCGACTTGCGCGTGGCGCGCACGCGGCAGGAATTGGCCGTGGCCGATTTCGTGGTGTTGGTGGCCGAGGCCGGCGCGTGGACCGAGCACGAACAGACGCTGTATGACGAACTCACGCAGCGTCGCGCCGATTTTCTCGTCGTAAACAACAAAAGCGATCTCGAACCGGAATGGGAGCCGCCTGTCGAGGCTTTCCGGGTCAGCGCCCTGACCGGTGAGGGCGTCAGGGAACTGCGTGAGACGCTGGCCGAGCGCTTGCAGAAAGTTACGCGGCAGAATTTCTCGGTGATCGGCGACCTCGTGCAGGCCGGTGCGCTGGCGGTGCTCGTGGTGCCGATCGATTTGGAAGCGCCTCGGGGGAGGTTGATCCTGCCGCAGGTGATCACCATCCGCGACCTGCTGGACAATGACGCTGCCGCGCTGGTGGTCAAGGAGCGGGAGTTGCTGGCGATCCTGCGCCGCTTGGACCGCGCGCCCGATTTGGTCGTGTGCGACAGCCAGGTAATTTTGAAAGTCGCGGCCGACGTGCCGCCCGAAGTGCCGCTCACGACGTTTTCCATTTTGTTTGCCCGCTTGAAGGGCGACCTGGCGACCTTCGTACGCGGCGTGATGCAAATCGACAAACTGCGCAACGGCGACCGTATTCTGATCGCCGAAGCCTGCTCGCACCATCCGGTCGCCGACGATATCGGGCGCGTAAAGATCCCGCGATGGATTCGGCAATACACGGGCCTCGACCTGCATTTCGACAACATGCAGGGCCGTAACTACCCTGAGAACCTCGACGAATACGCGCTCGTAGTGCATTGCGGCGGGTGCATGGTCACGCCCAAGGTGATGCGCGGGCGGATGGATCAAGCCCTGTCGCACGATGTGCCGATCAGCAACTACGGCGTGACGATCTCCTTTGTGCAGGGCGTTTTGTCGCGCG
- a CDS encoding DUF1329 domain-containing protein, translating into MIRRVTCIVALIACLGFAWILPGSGPAAADKLTRANWGASVGFAPVKEIPGFTPGMTINAENLSTVAALVPGAAKVMISKFGMQLPTKNFEPYAPSDGYIDATNRYRGAARLRAIGDAANERELENYEGGMPFPAPQNGREVAWNYTLAYHGDDSESVFKVFWISARRGVERTETWKTISIHRAKFRTDVDPKPIEPTLANQGVIAATLTTALQPLDKKGFSSLYFGYLEPKEPEGWIYLPDQRRSIRLAFGTRGESWNNTDLLYEDVRGYTGSPEWMDWKIIKKATMLAPLNAGIEQGKGKEKAAFDFDSAPHWNPRCVWEPRPVYVLEATPRFKRYPYSRMVFTVDAESSYILTKEAYDRKNQLWKVLINAANRSSDPARLPPTVALSLVVDVQAEHATAFFWHSQKQNTGVNPSLFKLATLRKLGR; encoded by the coding sequence ATGATTCGCCGCGTAACGTGCATCGTCGCCTTGATCGCTTGCCTCGGGTTCGCGTGGATCCTTCCGGGATCCGGCCCGGCGGCGGCCGACAAATTAACCCGTGCCAACTGGGGCGCCTCAGTCGGCTTCGCGCCGGTCAAGGAGATCCCCGGTTTTACGCCCGGCATGACGATAAACGCCGAGAACCTGTCTACCGTGGCGGCGCTGGTTCCGGGCGCGGCGAAGGTGATGATCAGTAAATTCGGCATGCAACTCCCGACAAAGAATTTTGAGCCCTACGCCCCCAGCGACGGCTACATCGATGCCACAAATCGCTACCGAGGCGCGGCCCGCTTGCGCGCTATCGGGGACGCCGCGAATGAGCGGGAATTGGAGAACTACGAGGGCGGCATGCCCTTCCCCGCCCCGCAAAACGGGCGCGAAGTGGCGTGGAACTACACGCTGGCTTACCACGGCGACGATAGCGAAAGCGTATTCAAGGTGTTTTGGATTTCGGCGCGGCGTGGTGTCGAACGCACGGAAACCTGGAAAACGATTTCCATTCATCGGGCGAAGTTTCGCACCGATGTCGATCCCAAGCCGATCGAGCCGACGCTGGCGAACCAGGGCGTCATCGCCGCCACACTGACGACCGCATTGCAGCCCTTGGACAAAAAAGGATTCAGTTCGCTTTATTTCGGTTACCTGGAACCCAAAGAGCCGGAAGGGTGGATTTACCTGCCCGACCAGCGCCGCTCGATCCGCCTCGCTTTCGGCACGCGCGGCGAGTCGTGGAACAACACCGATTTGCTCTACGAAGATGTGCGCGGCTACACCGGCAGCCCCGAGTGGATGGATTGGAAGATCATCAAGAAAGCGACCATGCTCGCGCCCCTGAACGCGGGCATCGAACAAGGCAAAGGCAAGGAAAAGGCGGCTTTCGATTTCGACAGCGCCCCGCATTGGAACCCGCGCTGCGTGTGGGAACCGCGACCGGTGTACGTGCTCGAAGCCACGCCGCGCTTCAAGCGCTATCCCTACAGCCGCATGGTGTTCACGGTCGACGCCGAATCCTCCTACATCCTGACCAAGGAAGCCTACGACCGCAAAAACCAATTGTGGAAAGTGCTCATCAACGCCGCCAACCGCTCCAGCGATCCGGCGCGCCTGCCGCCCACGGTCGCGCTGTCGCTTGTGGTGGACGTGCAGGCCGAACACGCCACGGCATTTTTCTGGCACTCGCAAAAGCAAAACACCGGCGTCAATCCGTCGCTTTTCAAACTCGCCACGCTGCGCAAATTGGGCCGATAA